A single region of the Carassius auratus strain Wakin unplaced genomic scaffold, ASM336829v1 scaf_tig00216860, whole genome shotgun sequence genome encodes:
- the LOC113099088 gene encoding UV excision repair protein RAD23 homolog B-like: protein MLTITLKTLQQQTFKVEIDEELTVKALKEKIEEEKGQDAFPAVGQKLIYSGKILNDDIPLKEYKIDEKNFVVVMVTKPKSAAPPQAPAPAPAAAATVSATIAETPAHPPSTPAPSAVPVSTPPPAPVESAASADPPVTPVTAPPAASEDAAEKPEPVSTTPTPISEEENQAAQEEQAVAQSEASVTDELGLLEAAASILVTGQAYENLVTEIMSMGYEREQVIAALRASFNNPDRAVEYLLMGIPTESEQPPQEVVQPPPVSNPTPPAPQRPQPPPATTGVESGAPQTSANPLEFLRTQPQFQQMRQIIQQNPALLPALLQQLGRDNPQLLQQITQHQERFVQMLNEPQAGEAGAAEAPSAPQTNYIQVTPQEKEAIERLKALGFPEGLVIQAYFACEKNENLAANFLLQQNFDDE, encoded by the exons ATGCTGACGATCACTTTGAAGACCCTCCAGCAGCAGACTTTCAAAGTGGAGATAGACGAGGAGCTGACG GTAAAAGCTCTTAAAGAGAAGATAGAGGAAGAAAAGGGGCAAGATGCTTTTCCAGCTGTCGGTCAAAAACTAATCTATTCAG GCAAAATTTTGAATGACGATATACCTCTAAAAGAATACAAGATAGATGAGAAGAACTTTGTTGTGGTGATGGTTACAAAG CCAAAATCTGCAGCACCGCCACAAGCTCCTGCTCCCGCACCAGCAGCCGCCGCTACAGTTAGTGCAACCATCGCCGAAACCCCTGCACATCCACCCTCAACTCCTGCTCCCTCCGCAGTGCCTGTATCGACCCCTCCTCCCGCTCCTGTAGAATCAGCAGCGTCAGCGGATCCACCAGTGACACCCGTCACAGCGCCCCCTGCTGCTTCGGAGGATGCTGCAGAAAAGCCTGAGCCTGTTAGCACCACTCCCACTCCGATTTCAGAAGAAGAGAACCAGGCAGCGCAAGAAGAGCAGGCCGTTGCCCAATCAGAGGCTAG TGTTACAGATGAGTTGGGTCTTTTGGAAGCAGCTGCGTCCATATTAG TTACAGGTCAAGCGTATGAGAATTTGGTGACGGAAATCATGTCGATGGGTTATGAGAGAGAACAGGTGATCGCCGCCTTGCGAGCCAGTTTCAACAATCCGGACAGAGCCGTGGAGTACCTGCTTATG GGTATTCCCACAGAATCCGAGCAGCCTCCACAGGAAGTAGTGCAACCCCCCCCAGTGTCGAACCCCACCCCTCCAGCACCACAGCGACCTCAGCCACCACCCGCCACCACCG GTGTGGAGTCGGGAGCACCACAGACCTCGGCAAACCCTCTGGAGTTCCTCAGGACCCAGCCTCAGTTCCAGCAGATGCGTCAGATCATCCAGCAGAACCCTGCGCTCCTGCCGGCACTCCTGCAGCAGCTGGGACGGGACAACCCTCAGCTCCTGCAG CAAATCACGCAGCATCAGGAGCGGTTCGTGCAGATGTTGAACGAGCCACAAGCAGGCGAGGCCGGAGCTGCTGAAGCTCCCAGCGCACCACAGACCAACTACATCCAGGTCACGCCGCaggagaaggaggccatcgagagG TTAAAAGCTCTGGGTTTTCCAGAGGGACTCGTCATCCAAGCCTACTTCGCCTGCGAGAAAAACGAGAACCTCGCCGCGAACTTCCTGCTCCAGCAGAACTTTGATGATGAGTGA
- the LOC113099090 gene encoding uncharacterized protein LOC113099090: MKGDVEREYLSPDLNLLRMFRLYKENNPASTAKFWLYRDIFKQQNLSFGQPRSDTCAKCDALFSKLVATTTDGERLKITAKSELHHRKAEKAYTQLQAETEWAKANDDCHVICIDMQGVVYTPNLAHSNVYYQRQLANYNLCIQEMGTDKPPTMCLWHEGIAHRGSIEVASCLLKWAETSFAPLVQAKERKLIIYSDRCCGQNNNWRVLNLMALLVSRGYFSQIEQKFMVSGHSFLPCDRSFATLDKRRKVSTLHTPAMSPR, from the coding sequence ATGAAGGGAGATGTGGAGAGGGAGTACCTGAGCCCTGATTTAAACCTGCTCCGCATGTTCCGCCTGTACAAGGAAAACAATCCAGCATCCACTGCAAAGTTCTGGCTCTATAGGGACATCTTCAAGCAGCAAAACCTCAGTTTTGGGCAGCCAAGAAGTGATACTTGTGCAAAATGTGACGCCCTGTTCTCAAAATTAGTAGCTACTACAACAGATGGAGAAAGGTTGAAGATCACAGCCAAGAGTGAGCTTCACCACCGGAAAGCCGAAAAAGCATACACCCAGTTGCAGGCTGAAACAGAGTGGGCCAAAGCCAATGATGACTGCCATGTCATTTGTATCGACATGCAGGGGGTAGTGTACACGCCAAACCTGGCACACTCCAACGTGTACTATCAACGGCAGCTGGCCAACTACAACCTCTGTATCCAGGAGATGGGCACTGACAAACCTCCTACAATGTGCCTCTGGCATGAGGGCATCGCTCACAGAGGTTCCATCGAGGTGGCAAGCTGTCTTTTGAAGTGGGCAGAAACATCTTTCGCTCCCCTAGTCCAGGCAAAGGAACGGAAGCTCATCATCTATAGTGACCGATGCTGTGGGCAGAACAACAACTGGCGAGTCCTAAACCTCATGGCCCTACTCGTATCTAGAGGGTACTTCAGTCAGATAGAGCAGAAGTTCATGGTGTCTGGTCACTCCTTCCTTCCCTGTGACCGTTCATTTGCCACGCTGGACAAGAGGCGTAAGGTGTCCACACTCCACACCCCAGCGATGTCGCCGAGATGA
- the LOC113099089 gene encoding zinc finger BED domain-containing protein 4-like, whose protein sequence is MEAPQKRCRKSVVWEHFHLETPNKVRCMYCDRQLAYFNNTSSMMRHLRSTHPAILQCAEDGNIPPVPRPATDTAGPSKQGRQRELDEALVDMVVKDLQPFTIVEDEGFMAFVNKLDPSYVLPSRKALKTMVTERYNISKEKTMEDLKKADFVSLTADMWSSINMDGYLGVTCHYITPEAKLATVVLGVRRFYQTHTAQHLMEAKALLMAEWGITTKVQCMVTDNASNMILSAQLLNLRHVPCFAHNLNLIVKKALDQTPLINEIRQKARKIVGLFRSSCKAKDKLVEMQGLMGRPALKLMQEVDTRWNSTYDMLQRLHTTLQDVAAQAIAEKRPISTGINCTIRHTPARRSALKMWWVRVIQSLGSGYTAGPKVQKCGFWKSCQSPGG, encoded by the exons ATGGAGGCTCCACAGAAGAGATGCCGTAAATCTGTGGTGTGGGAGCATTTCCATTTGGAAACCCCAAATAAAGTGAGATGTATGTATTGTGATAGGCAGCTAGCCTACTTCAACAATACATCATCCATGATGCGCCATTTGAGGAGCACTCATCCTGCCATTTTGCAGTGTGCAGAGGATGGTAACATTCCCCCTGTACCTAGGCCTGCTACTGACACTGCTGGGCCATCTAAACAAG gcagACAGAGGGAATTGGATGAGGCTCTTGTAGACATGGTGGTAAAGGATTTGCAGCCCTTCACTATCGTGGAGGATGAGGGTTTCATGGCTTTTGTGAACAAACTTGATCCAAGCTATGTCCTCCCATCCCGGAAGGCACTTAAAACGATGGTAACCGAAAGGTACAACATTTCTAAGGAGAAGACAATGGAGGACctaaaaaaggcagattttgtTAGCCTTACAGCTGACATGTGGTCCTCCATTAATATGGACGGATACCTTGGTGTTACTTGCCACTACATAACACCAGAGGCAAAGCTGGCAACTGTTGTACTGGGTGTAAGGAGgttttaccaaacacacacagcccagCATCTCATGGAGGCTAAAGCTTTGCTAATGGCCGAGTGGGGAATAACCACCAAAGTTCAGTGTATGGTGACTGATAATGCATCCAACATGATCTTAAGTGCCCAGCTACTGAACCTTCGGCATGTCCCATGTTTTGcccacaatttaaatttaattgtaaaaaaggccctagATCAAACCCCACTCATCAATGAAATACGACAGAAAGCCAGAAAGATAGTGGGGTTATTTAGATCCAGCTGCAAAGCAAAGGACAAGCTTGTGGAGATGCAGGGCTTGATGGGCAGACCAGCTCTGAAACTGATgcaggaggtggacacaagatgGAACAGCACTTACGACATGTTGCAGCGCTTGCATACCACTTTACAGGATGTTGCAGCACAAGCTATCGCAGAAAAAAGGCCAATCAGCACAGGAATCAACTGCACAATTAG GCACACACCTGCAAGAAGGTCTGCACTCAAGATGTGGTGGGTACGAGTCATTCAGAGCCTTGGCTCTGGCTACACTGCTGGACCCAAGGTTCAAAAATGTGGGTTTTGGAAATCCTGCCAAAGCCCAGGAGGCTGA
- the LOC113099087 gene encoding calreticulin-like yields MRIAAVVCFISALTFIAHADVYFKEQFLDGDGWKSRWVESKHKSDYGQWKLTSGKFYGDAELDKGLQTSQDARFYALSSRFDSFSNEGKTLVVQFTVKHEQKIDCGGGYVKIFPADLDQTEMHGDSQYYIMFGPDICGYSTKKVHVIFNYKGQNHLIKKDIKCKDDELTHVYTLILRPDQTYEVKIDNEKVESGSLEEDWDFLPPKKIKDPEAKKPEDWDDRAKIDDPDDTKPEDWDKPENIPDPDAKKPDDWDEDMDGEWEPAMIPNPEYKGEWKPKQIDNPNYKGTWIHPEIDNPEYTPDDTIYKFDNIGILGLDLWQVKSGTIFDNFLITDDVEEAEKFGTETWGATKEPEKKMKDQQEEEERKKREEEEKSKKDDDNEEDEEEEDDDNEPEEEEHTEEPSEEEEEEEGEDDKIPKDEL; encoded by the exons ATGCGGATCGCTGCGGTAGTGTGTTTCATATCTGCACTGACTTTCATTGCACATGCAGATGTGTATTTTAAAGAACAATTTCTGGACGGAG ATGGTTGGAAAAGCCGATGGGTCGAATCCAAGCACAAATCCGACTACGGCCAGTGGAAACTGACCTCAGGGAAGTTCTATGGTGATGCCGAGCTTGATAAAG GTTTGCAGACAAGTCAAGATGCCCGGTTTTATGCTCTATCCAGTCGCTTTGACTCGTTTAGTAATGAGGGTAAAACACTTGTCGTCCAGTTCACTGTGAAACATGAGCAGAAGATTGACTGTGGCGGTGGGTATGTGAAAATATTTCCCGCTGACTTGGACCAGACCGAAATGCACGGCGATTCACAGTACTACATCATGTTTG GACCCGACATTTGTGGCTACAGTACCAAGAAAGTTCACGTCATTTTCAACTACAAAGGCCAGAACCACCTAATCAAGAAGGACATCAAATGCAAA GACGATGAACTCACGCATGTGTATACGCTAATCCTGCGGCCAGACCAGACGTATGAAGTGAAAATTGACAACGAAAAAGTGGAGTCAGGTTCTCTGGAGGAAGATTGGGATTTCCTTCCTCCAAAAAAGATCAAGGATCCAGAGGCCAAGAAGCCAGAGGATTGGGATGACCGGGCGAAAATCGACGATCCTGATGACACGAAACCTGAG GATTGGGACAAACCTGAGAACATTCCCGACCCTGATGCCAAGAAACCAGACGATTGGGATGAAGACATGGACGGAGAATGGGAACCTGCCATGATCCCGAACCCTGAGTACAAG GGTGAGTGGAAACCAAAACAGATTGACAACCCCAACTACAAAGGCACCTGGATTCACCCTGAAATCGACAACCCTGAATACACCCCAGATGACACCATTTACAAATTTGACAACATTGGCATTCTGGGACTGGATCTTTGGCAG GTGAAATCTGGAACGATCTTTGATAACTTCCTGATCACTGATGATGTTGAAGAGGCCGAAAAATTTGGTACAGAAACGTGGGGCGCAACAAAG GaaccagaaaagaaaatgaaggaccagcaggaagaggaagaaagGAAAAAGCGTGAAGAGGAGGAAAAGAGCAAGAAGGATGATGATAatgaggaagatgaagaggaggaagatgatgataaTGAGCCAGAGGAGGAAGAGCACACAGAAGAACcttctgaggaggaggaggaagaggagggtgagGATGATAAGATCCCTAAAGATGAGTTGTGA
- the LOC113099084 gene encoding kelch-like protein 23 yields MACAKQDIVTYDQSSGAEKNVAEEDQDTINVAPDTVLQVEGEMFFVNREYLAQLSPYFRALFFGGGRESTKKHIEIKGVGLRQFQALMEFTKNLKLKLDCKNVLEILEAADFLQLDRARLLCCKFLERQLHLSNCLGMMAYAWQLGCLDLYAAARDVVLTHLPALASEQDFMFLPKESIADLLASDNLSIPKEDLALDVALRWATFDPSREEDFMELVGLVRPECLSLPYITDLLSKINSSDPRAKLICRLNDNLPSSWTMGRSMPRARSRETLFVLGGPHEQETQLLYQFHPYSGRWQSHPSLQKKCLTQYSVAALGENIVVTGGYFRDVLWYSVDWVSIYEHGDKRWVDGPAMKKSRHSHCSASLEFQVFVFGGSMDEGPVADVERLVLGAKEWDTVSPMVRAVERAATVTLGTSIYVACGLDENGDVYSGIQRYKPEVDQWDVVSYSPFPRYDLLATELNGALYLLGGQALRLDIDTDEWTVLHEDCLDNKFFTGCATVNGQIYILSERKINKTYPNMILLDPYTDTCLEINDKIPCPVPIRGCVTMHVSLF; encoded by the exons ATGGCTTGTGCAAAGCAAGACATAGTTACCTATGACCAGAGCTCAGGAGCTGAGAAAAACGTAGCTGAGGAGGATCAGGATACTATCAATGTCGCTCCTGACACAGTACTCCAGGTGGAGGGGGAGATGTTCTTTGTGAACCGCGAGTATTTGGCCCAGCTGAGTCCCTACTTCCGAGCCTTGTTTTTTGGCGGTGGTCGTGAGAGCACTAAGAAGCACATTGAGATTAAAGGAGTTGGACTGCGGCAGTTTCAGGCTCTAATGGAGTTCACAAAGAACTTGAAGCTGAAATTAGACTGCAAGAATGTCCTGGAAATTCTGGAGGCTGCTGACTTCCTCCAGTTGGACAGGGCTCGGTTACTCTGCTGCAAGTTCTTGGAAAGGCAATTGCATCTTAGTAACTGCTTGGGAATGATGGCCTATGCTTGGCAGCTTGGCTGTCTGGACCTCTACGCGGCAGCAAGGGATGTCGTCTTGACCCACCTACCTGCCTTAGCCTCCGAGCAAGACTTTATGTTCCTTCCGAAGGAAAGCATTGCTGACCTCCTTGCTAGTGACAACTTAAGCATTCCCAAAGAAGACCTAGCTCTTGATGTGGCCCTTCGCTGGGCAACATTTGACCCAAGTCGGGAAGAGGACTTCATGGAACTGGTGGGTCTGGTCAGACCAGAGTGCTTAAGTCTTCCCTACATTACTGATCTTCTGTCCAAGATAAACAGTTCAGACCCACGTGCCAAGCTCATTTGTAGACTGAACGATAACTTGCCCAGCAGTTGGACTATGGGCAGGTCCATGCCTAGAGCCCGCTCAAGAGAAACTCTGTTTGTTCTTGGGGGACCGCATGAGCAAGAAACACAGTTGCTGTATCAGTTTCACCCCTACAGTGGAAGATGGCAATCCCATCCTTCGTTACAAAAGAAGTGTCTCACACAGTACTCTGTGGCTGCACTAG GGGAAAACATAGTAGTGACTGGAGGCTACTTCCGGGACGTGTTATGGTATAGTGTGGACTGGGTGAGCATTTATGAGCATGGCGATAAGCGATGGGTGGACGGCCCGGCGATGAAGAAGTCCAGGCACAGCCACTGCTCAGCATCTCTGGAGTTCCAGGTGTTTGTGTTTGGCGGTAGTATGGATGAGGGACCTGTGGCCGACGTAGAAAGGCTGGTTTTGGGAGCCAAGGAATGGGACACCGTAAGCCCCATGGTGCGGGCTGTGGAAAGGGCGGCCACTGTCACTTTGGGGACTAGTATTTATGTGGCCTGTGGTCTAGATGAGAATGGTGATGTTTACAGTGGGATTCAGAGGTACAAGCCAGAGGTTGATCAATGGGACGTGGTATCCTATTCTCCGTTTCCACG TTATGACCTTCTTGCAACTGAGCTCAATGGTGCCCTCTATCTGCTGGGAGGACAGGCTCTACGTTTAGACATCGACACAGACGAGTGGACCGTTCTTCACGAGGACTGTCTGGACAACAAATTCTTCACAGGCTGTGCCACTGTGAACGGGCAGATTTACATACTGAGTGAGAGGAAGATAAACAAAACATACCCAAACATGATTTTACTAGACCCTTACACTGACACTTGCTTGGAAATTAATGATAAAATACCCTGTCCTGTCCCCATAAGAGGTTGTGTCACAATGCATGTCAGTCTTTTTTAA